A window of the Eleutherodactylus coqui strain aEleCoq1 chromosome 8, aEleCoq1.hap1, whole genome shotgun sequence genome harbors these coding sequences:
- the LOC136577961 gene encoding protein kinase C theta type-like, whose translation MASNGQRGDGEKRKREEQSVSGLTEIKRKRSGEDEEPRPGSSQDLVPSDHSFDISRFTGLQILGRGSFSKRERRILLTAQDCPFICHLYAAQQSDDRAYFITEYLSGGSLAATIKMCGCLDISHVRFYTAEIACGLQFLHRRSIVHRDIKPNNIMLDRSGHIRLIDLGLAQDGVTSSNKISGVTGTFQFMAPEVLLGKEYDAAVDWWSLGIVVSWMAAGQSPFYHGPIRRKVIKAITRKEPKFPSWLDADLKHLLERLLHWADLELKRSRPPFKPFRRVLENRDLQWPEDGPPFHPMDGFSFTSPSWTRMTRRIRW comes from the exons atggcgtccaatggacagAGAGGAGACGGCGAGAAGAGAAAGAGGGAGGAGCAGAGCGTGAGCGGACTCACGGAGATAAAGAggaagaggagcggagaggatgaggagccaagaccGGGCAGCAGCCAGGACCTCGTGCCATCAGACCACAGCTTTGACATCAGTCGCTTCACCGGCcttcagatcttgggcagaggaagcttcagcaag AGAGAGCGACGGATACTGCTGacggcccaagactgccccttcatctgCCATCTGTACGCTGCACAGCAGTCTGACgaccgggcctacttcatcacggagtatctgtccggaggaagcctggcaGCAACGATCAAGATGTGCGGCTGCCTGGACATCagccatgtgag attctacacagcggagattgcatgcggcctccagttcctgcaccgacgcAGCATCGTCCACCG AGACATAAAGCCgaacaacatcatgctggacagatctggacacatccgcctgatcgacctggggctggcccaagacggcgtcACCTCGTCTAATAAGATAAGTGGAGTGACCGGCACATTCCAATTTATGGCCCCAGAGGTACTTCTTGGAAAGGAGTACGACGCAGCAgtggactggtggagcctggggattgtcgtatcctggatggcggcaggacaaTCCCCATTCTACCACGGCCCCATCAGGAGAAaggtcatcaaagccatcaccaggAAGGAGCCAAAGTTTCcatcttggcttgatgctgaCTTAAAGCATCTCCTGGAGAGACTGCTGC ATTGGGCGGACCTGGAACTGAAGAGATCACGGCCGCCATTCAAGCCATTCCGGAGAGTTCTGGAGAATCGAGACCTGCAGTGGCCGGAAGATGGACCACCCTTTCACCCCATGGACGGATTCTCGTTCACTTccccaagctggacccg gatgacgagaagaatccgatgGTGA